DNA sequence from the Actinacidiphila yeochonensis CN732 genome:
CCTGAACCACGCGCAGAACATCAAGTCGGCCAAGCGCATGGTCGAGCGCGGCCGCACCGTGGTGTACGACGTCCTCGAAGAGGTCATCGCCGAGCACCCGGTGCTGCTCAACCGTGCCCCGACCCTGCACCGCCTCGGCATCCAGGCCTTCGAGCCGCAGCTGGTCGAGGGCAAGGCGATCCAGATCCACCCGCTGGTCTGCACCGCCTTCAACGCCGACTTCGACGGCGACCAGATGGCCGTGCACCTCCCGCTGTCCGCGGAGGCGCAGGCCGAGGCCCGCATCCTGATGCTGTCCTCGAACAACATCCTCAAGCCGGCCGACGGCCGTCCGGTCACCATGCCGACCCAGGACATGGTGCTGGGCCTTTTCTTCCTGACCACCGACTCCGAGGAGCGCGTGATCAAGGGAGAGGGCCGGGCGTTCGGCTCCACCGCCGAGGCGACCATGGCCTTCGACGCGCGCGAGCTGTCGATGCAGTCCCGGGTCGACATCCGCTTCCCGGTGGGCACCGTCCCGCCGCGCGGCTGGACCCCGCCGGAGCCGGTGGAGGGCGAGGAGCCGTACCAGGTCGGTGACAGCTTCCGGCTGCGCACCACCCTGGGCCGGGCGCTCTTCAACGAGCTGCTCCCGGAGGACTACCCGTTCGTCGACTACCCGGTGGGCAAGAAGCAGCTCTCCGAGATCGTCAACGACCTCGCCGAGCGCTACCCGAAGGTGATCGTGGCGGCGACGCTCGACAACCTGAAGGCGGCCGGCTTCCACTGGGCGACCCGTTCGGGCGTCACCGTGGCCATCTCCGACGTCGTGGTCCCGGAGGCGAAGAAGGAGATCATCGCCTCCTACGAGGCCCAGGACGAGCGGGTGCAGAAGCAGTACGAGCGCGGCCTGATCACCAAGCAGGAGCGGTCGGACGAGCTCATCAGCATCTGGACCAAGGCGACCAACGAGGTCGCCCAGGCGATGAACGCCAACTTCCCGAAGACCAACCCGATCTTCATGATGGTCGACTCGGGTGCCCGAGGGAACATGATGCAGATGCGCCAGATCGCCGGTATGCGCGGTCTGGTGTCGAACGCCAAGAACGAGACGATCCCGCGTCCGATCAAGGCGTCCTTCCGCGAGGGCCTGTCCGTGCTGGAGTACTTCATCTCCACCCACGGTGCCCGTAAGGGTCTGGCGGACACCGCCCTGCGTACCGCCGACTCGGGTTACCTGACCCGTCGTCTGGTGGACGTCTCGCAGGACGTCATCATCCGCGAGGAGGACTGCGGCACCGAGCGCGGTCTGAAGCTGCGGATCGCCGAGCGGGCCGCGGACGGTTCGCTGCGCAAGGCGGAGGACGTCGAGACCAGCGTGTACGCGCGCATGCTCTCCGAGGACGTGGTGATCGACGGCAAGGTCGTCGCTCCCGCCAACGTCGACCTCGGCGACGTGCTCATCGAGCAGCTGGTGCGGTACGGGGTCGAGGAGGTCAAGGTCCGCTCGATCCTGACCTGCGAGTCGGCCGTCGGCACCTGCGCCTTCTGCTACGGGCGTTCGCTGGCCACCGGCAAGCTGGTGGACATCGGCGAGGCGGTCGGCATCATCGCCGCCCAGTCGATCGGTGAGCCCGGCACCCAGCTGACGATGCGTACCTTCCACACCGGTGGTGTGGCCGGTGACGACATCACGCAGGGTCTGCCGCGTGTCGTCGAGCTCTTCGAGGCCCGCGTGCCCAAGGGTGTCGCCCCGATCTCCGAGGCGGCCGGCCGGGTGCGCATCGAGGAGACCGAGAAGACCAAGAAGATCGTGGTCACCCCGGACGACGGCGCGGAGGAGATCGCCTACCCGATCTCCAAGCGCGTCAAGCTCCAGGTGGCGGAGGGCGACCACGTCGAGGTGGGCCAGAAGCTCACCTACGGCGCGACCAACCCGCACGACGTGCTGCGCATCCTCGGCCAGCGCCAGGTCCAGATCCACCTGGTGCAGGAAGTGCAGAAGGTCTACAACTCGCAGGGTGTGTCCATCCACGACAAGCACATCGAGATCATCATCCGGCAGATGCTGCGCCGGGTGACGATCATCGAGTCGGGCGACGCGGAGCTGCTGCCCGGCGAGCTGGTCGAGCGCGGCCGGTTCGAGACCGAGAACCGCCGCGTGGTGTCCGAGGGCGGTCACCCCGCCTCCGGCCGTCCGCAGCTGATGGGTATCACCAAGGCCTCGCTGGCCACCGAGTCCTGGCTGTCGGCCGCCTCCTTCCAGGAGACGACCCGGGTGCTGACGGACGCGGCGATCCACGCGAAGTCGGACTCGCTGCTGGGTCTGAAGGAGAACGTCATCATCGGCAAGCTCATCCCGGCCGGTACGGGCCTCGCCCGCTACCGCAACATCCGGGTGGAGCCGACCGAGGAGGCCAAGGCCGCGATGTACTCGGCCGTCGGCTACGACGACATCGACTACAGCCCGTTCGGCGCCGGCTCCGGCCAGGCCGTGCCGCTGGAGGACTACGACTACGGCCCGTACAACGGCTGAGTCGTCCCCTCCGGGTGACCTTCCAGGTCACAGGTTGTCCACAGGGCGGCCGTTCCCTCTCCGGGAGCGGCCGCCCTGCGGCATGATGAGGGCATGCTGGCGGGAGACGCTGACCGCGACCGGGCGGTGGAGGTCCTCAGCAGGGCCTTCACCGAGGGGCGGCTGCGCCCCGAGGAGTACGACGAGCGGCTGGGCCTGGCGTACCAGGCCCGCACCTACGCCGACCTCGACCGGCTCACCCAGGACATCCCGCTGCCCCGGCCCTACCCGGCGGCGCTCCCCGCCTACCCGGCGCCCTTCGCGCCGCGCCGCAACGACAGCTACGCGACGGCGTCGCTGGTGTGCGGTGTGGTGGGCACGATGACGTTCGGGCTCAGCTCGATCCCCGCGATCGTGCTGGGCCACATGGCCAAGCGCCGGATCCGCCGCACCGGCGACGACGGAGCGGGCCTGGCCACCGCCGGGCTGATCCTCGGCTACTTGGTGACGCTCGGCGTGCTGGTCGTCCTCGGCCTGATCGTCGCGCTCGTGGCGGTCGCACCCAGCTGAGCCGTCCGGCCCGGGGAGCTGAGCCGGTCCGGCCTGGGAGCCGAGCTGTTCGGCCCGGGGCACTGAGCCGTCCGGCCCGGGGCCGCTCCCGGGGCGCTACCGGGAGAGGATCTCCAGGGCCGTCACGACGACCGTGGCGACCGCCGCCACGGCGCCGATGCTGGCCAGCGGCCAGCGGGCGCGTTCCAGTGAGTCCAGTCGCGTCTCGTGGTCGGCGAGCTGGCGGTCGGTCTGGTCGCTGCGCTGTACGAGCAGGGCCAGCGCGCCGTCGACCCGGGCGAAGCCGGCCTCCACGGCGCCGCGCAGCCGTTCGAGTTCCAGGGCGACGGCGGCCGGGTCGGACAGGGTCGGCTCACTCATGCACCGCCGCCTTCCCCGGTCGAGCCCGAGCCGGGCGCCGAGGCCGGGGCGGGGGCCGAGCCGGACCCCGAGCCGGCGGTGAACCCGAAGCCGGCCGGGGTGGTGGCGGCTTCCCCGCCGGCCGGAGCGGAGGCCGGGTCCGGAGCGGGGGCGGGGGTGGCAGCCGGGGCGGGGGCGGGCAGGTTCAGCAGCGCCTGGTCGCCGTTGACCAGGGCCTGCGTGCGCAGCCAGCCGGGCAGCAGGGCCTGCACCGCCGGGATGGCCATGACGCGGCTGAGCGCGCCGGCCGCCGCGACGGCACCCGCGGCCCACGGCAGGTCCCCGACGAGACCTGACAGCCCCGAGGAGCCGGCGGCCGAGGGCAGCAGCACCAGCAGGCCGACCAGGGTCTGGACGGCGGTGCGCGCGGTGCGCTTGGCGGCATCGGACATGGGTGTCCACCTTTCGGGTGACGGAAGAGAGCCGGTCGGCGGGTGGGCCGGTCAGCCGGTGTAGGGGACCTTGAGGGCGGTCCAGGAGGCGGAGCCGGGCCAGCCGTCCGCGTCGGTGCCGGAGTAGCCGAGCTTGCGCTGCCACCTGGCGTAGGAGTCGCGGTCGGCCTCGGTCCACTGCGGGCCGGGCCCCTGCTTGTACGCCGAGCAGCCCTCGGCGACCAAGCGACGGCCCATCGCGGTGACCAGCGCGGAGTTCGGCGCGGCCTTGAACCAGGCGGCGCCGGGGAAGGGCTGGTAGGCGGGCTTGGCCGGCTTGGCCGGGGGCGCGGCGGTCGTGCCGGAGGTGGCGGTCGCGGCCGGGGCCGGGTTCTGGGCCAGGCGGGCGGCGACCCGCGCGCGCATGCTCGCCATGGTGAAGCCGACCGGGTCGATCTTGGAGTCGGTCCACTCCTTGTGGCCGATCACCGAGGCCGCGTGCCAGCCGTGGGCC
Encoded proteins:
- a CDS encoding DNA-directed RNA polymerase subunit beta', whose product is MLDVNFFDELRIGLATADDIRTWSHGEVKKPETINYRTLKPEKDGLFCEKIFGPTRDWECYCGKYKRVRFKGIICERCGVEVTRAKVRRERMGHIELAAPVTHIWYFKGVPSRLGYLLDLAPKDLEKVIYFAAYMITWVDEERRTRDLPSLEAQVSVERQQVEQRRDADVEARQKKLESDLAELENEGAKADVRRKVREGAEREMKQLRDRAQRELDRLDEVWARFKNLKVQDLEGDELLYRELRERFGTYFQGSMGAAALQKRLESFDLDEEAERLREIIRTGKGQKKTRALKRLKVVSAFLQTSNKPGGMVLDCVPVIPPDLRPMVQLDGGRFATSDLNDLYRRVINRNNRLKRLLDLGAPEIIVNNEKRMLQEAVDALFDNGRRGRPVTGPGNRPLKSLSDMLKGKQGRFRQNLLGKRVDYSARSVIVVGPQLKLHQCGLPKAMALELFKPFVMKRLVDLNHAQNIKSAKRMVERGRTVVYDVLEEVIAEHPVLLNRAPTLHRLGIQAFEPQLVEGKAIQIHPLVCTAFNADFDGDQMAVHLPLSAEAQAEARILMLSSNNILKPADGRPVTMPTQDMVLGLFFLTTDSEERVIKGEGRAFGSTAEATMAFDARELSMQSRVDIRFPVGTVPPRGWTPPEPVEGEEPYQVGDSFRLRTTLGRALFNELLPEDYPFVDYPVGKKQLSEIVNDLAERYPKVIVAATLDNLKAAGFHWATRSGVTVAISDVVVPEAKKEIIASYEAQDERVQKQYERGLITKQERSDELISIWTKATNEVAQAMNANFPKTNPIFMMVDSGARGNMMQMRQIAGMRGLVSNAKNETIPRPIKASFREGLSVLEYFISTHGARKGLADTALRTADSGYLTRRLVDVSQDVIIREEDCGTERGLKLRIAERAADGSLRKAEDVETSVYARMLSEDVVIDGKVVAPANVDLGDVLIEQLVRYGVEEVKVRSILTCESAVGTCAFCYGRSLATGKLVDIGEAVGIIAAQSIGEPGTQLTMRTFHTGGVAGDDITQGLPRVVELFEARVPKGVAPISEAAGRVRIEETEKTKKIVVTPDDGAEEIAYPISKRVKLQVAEGDHVEVGQKLTYGATNPHDVLRILGQRQVQIHLVQEVQKVYNSQGVSIHDKHIEIIIRQMLRRVTIIESGDAELLPGELVERGRFETENRRVVSEGGHPASGRPQLMGITKASLATESWLSAASFQETTRVLTDAAIHAKSDSLLGLKENVIIGKLIPAGTGLARYRNIRVEPTEEAKAAMYSAVGYDDIDYSPFGAGSGQAVPLEDYDYGPYNG
- a CDS encoding DUF1707 and DUF4190 domain-containing protein, whose translation is MLAGDADRDRAVEVLSRAFTEGRLRPEEYDERLGLAYQARTYADLDRLTQDIPLPRPYPAALPAYPAPFAPRRNDSYATASLVCGVVGTMTFGLSSIPAIVLGHMAKRRIRRTGDDGAGLATAGLILGYLVTLGVLVVLGLIVALVAVAPS